The Saccharomyces paradoxus chromosome VIII, complete sequence genome has a window encoding:
- the CDC12 gene encoding septin CDC12 (Component of the septin ring that is required for cytokinesis~similar to YHR107C), translating to MSAATATAAPVPPPVGISNLPNQRYKIVNEEGGTFTVMLCGESGLGKTTFINTLFQTVLKRADGQQHRQEPIRKTVEIDITRALLEEKHFELRVNVIDTPGFGDNVNNNKAWQPLVDFIDDQHDSYMRQEQQPYRTKKFDLRVHAVLYFIRPTGHGLKPIDIETMKRLSTRANLIPVIAKADTLTAQELQQFKSRIRQVIEAQEIRIFTPPLDADSKEDAKSGSNPDSAAIEHARQLIEAMPFAIVGSEKKFDNGQGTQVVARKYPWGLVEIENDSHCDFRKLRALLLRTYLLDLISTTQEMHYETYRRLRLEGHENTGDGNEDFTLPAIAPARKLSHNPRYKEEENALKKYFTDQVKAEEQRFRQWEQNIVNERIRLNGDLEEIQGKVKKLEEQVKSLQVKKSHLK from the coding sequence ATGAGTGCTGCTACTGCCACTGCTGCCCCTGTTCCCCCACCCGTAGGGATATCCAATCTCCCTAACCAACGTTATAAAATTGttaatgaagaaggtgGTACATTCACCGTGATGTTATGTGGTGAAAGTGGATTAGGTAAGACGACATTTATTAACACCTTATTTCAGACTGTCTTAAAAAGAGCGGATGGCCAACAACACCGTCAAGAACCTATCAGAAAAACTGTAGAAATCGACATTACGAGGGCTTTGCTGGAAGAGAAACATTTCGAGTTACGCGTTAATGTCATTGACACCCCAGGTTTTGGGGACAACGTGAATAATAACAAAGCTTGGCAACCATTGGTGGATTTTATTGATGATCAACACGATTCTTATATGCGTCAAGAGCAACAACCATATCGTACTAAGAAATTTGACCTAAGAGTTCATGCCGTTCTCTACTTCATTAGACCCACTGGACACGGTTTGAAGCCAATTGATATTGAGACTATGAAGAGACTGTCTACCAGAGCCAATCTGATTCCAGTTATTGCTAAAGCTGATACATTGACTGCCCAAGAATTACAACAATTTAAATCCAGGATCAGACAGGTAATAGAAGCTCAAGAAATCCGTATTTTTACACCTCCATTAGACGCTGATTCTAAGGAAGATGCCAAAAGTGGCAGTAATCCAGATTCTGCTGCCATCGAACACGCAAGGCAGTTGATAGAGGCAATGCCATTTGCCATAGTGggatctgaaaaaaaatttgacaatGGGCAAGGCACTCAGGTGGTTGCCAGAAAGTACCCATGGGGGCTTgtggaaattgaaaacgaTTCCCACTGTGATTTTCGTAAGCTCAGAGCCCTGTTACTAAGGACTTATCTATTAGATTTGATTTCAACTACCCAAGAAATGCATTACGAAACGTACAGAAGATTAAGACTTGAAGGTCATGAAAACACTGGAGACGGGAATGAAGATTTCACCCTTCCAGCAATTGCACCAGCAAGAAAATTATCGCACAATCCTAGATATaaggaagaggaaaatgCGTTGAAGAAGTATTTTACTGACCAAGTCAAAGCTGAGGAGCAAAGGTTTAGACAATGGGAGCAAAATATTGTTAATGAAAGAATCAGACTGAACGGTGACttggaagaaattcaaGGCAAGGTAAAAAAACTAGAAGAGCAGGTCAAAAGTTTACAAGTGAAAAAGTCCCATTTAAAATGA
- the GRE3 gene encoding trifunctional aldehyde reductase/xylose reductase/glucose 1-dehydrogenase (NADP(+)) (Aldose reductase~similar to YHR104W), protein MSSLVTLNNGLKMPLVGLGCWKIDKKVCANQIYEAIKLGYRLFDGACDYGNEKEVGEGIRKAISEGLVTRKDIFVVSKLWNNFHHPDHVELALKKTLNDMGLDYLDLYYIHFPIAFKYVPFEEKYPPGFYTGADDEKKGHITEAHVPIIDTYRALEKCVDEGLIKSIGVSNFQGSLIQDLLRGCRIKPVALQIEHHPYLTQEHLVEFCKLHDIQVVAYSSFGPQSFIEMDLQLARTTPTLFENDVIKKVSQNHPGSTTSQVLLRWATQRGIAVIPKSSKKERLLGNLEIEKKFTLTEQELKDISALNANIRFNDPWTWLDGKFPTFA, encoded by the coding sequence atgTCTTCATTAGTTACTCTTAATAATGGTTTGAAAATGCCCCTAGTCGGCTTAGGGTGCTGGAAAATCGACAAAAAAGTCTGTGCAAATCAAATTTATGAAGCCATTAAGTTGGGTTACCGTTTATTCGATGGTGCTTGTGACTATGGCAACGAAAAGGAGGTTGGTGAAGGGATCAGGAAAGCCATTTCTGAAGGTCTTGTTACTAGGAAGGATATATTTGTCGTTTCCAAGTTATGGAACaattttcatcatcctGACCATGTCGAATTagctttgaagaagacTTTGAACGATATGGGACTTGATTACTTAGATCTGTATTATATTCATTTCCCAATCGCCTTCAAATATGTTCCCTTTGAAGAGAAATATCCACCAGGATTTTACACGGGTGCAGATGACGAGAAGAAGGGCCACATTACTGAAGCACATGTGCCAATCATAGATACGTACCGGGCCCTGGAAAAATGTGTTGATGAAGGCTTGATTAAGTCTATTGGTGTCTCCAACTTTCAAGGGAGCCTGATTCAGGATTTGTTACGTGGCTGTAGAATCAAGCCCGTAGCTTTACAAATCGAACACCATCCTTACTTGACCCAAGAACACCTAGTGGAGTTTTGTAAATTACACGATATCCAGGTAGTTGCTTATTCTTCCTTCGGTCCTCAATCATTCATCGAGATGGACTTACAGTTAGCAAGGACCACGCCAACTCTGTTCGAGAATGATGTGATCAAGAAGGTCTCACAAAACCACCCAGGCAGTACTACTTCTCAAGTGCTACTAAGATGGGCAACTCAGAGAGGTATTGCCGTCATTCCAAAATCCtctaaaaaggaaagattaCTTGGCAACttagaaattgaaaaaaaattcactCTAACAGAGCAAGAACTGAAGGATATTTCTGCTCTAAATGCCAACATCAGATTTAATGACCCATGGACCTGGTTGGATGGTAAATTCCCCACTTTTGCCTGA
- the KIC1 gene encoding putative serine/threonine protein kinase KIC1 (Protein kinase of the PAK/Ste20 family, required for cell integrity~similar to YHR102W) — MTAKPQINNKQGVAEGEMDVSSLFKRTEVIGRGKFGVVYKGYNVKTGRVYAIKVLNLDSDSDEVEDVQREIQFLASLKQISNITRYYGSYLKDTSLWIIMEHCAGGSLRTLLRPGKIDEKYIGVIMRELLVALKSIHKDNVIHRDIKAANVLITNEGNVKLCDFGVAAQVNQTSLRRQTMAGTPYWMAPEVIMEGVYYDTKVDIWSLGITTYEIATGNPPYCDVEALRAMQLIIKSKPPRLEGRSYSSSLKEFIALCLDEDPKERLSADDLLRSKFIKAHKATPTSILKELISRYLLFRDKNKNKYKLEGSIPENEPSKPSETQNQSQSGGGGEAQKSIASNDNEFPKRVNEGDVEMKWDFDSLSSSDYIIENNINLDALAEDNNEWATAQHDLFNYAYPDEDSYYFDPTSHNTRPLVYQGTTIGKGYPGTIAQNSTLNAPITNNYTNSKYPSKMVAGTTNTSGTHTAGPMTSSKKLENKAPKQLLELFEDNEIITGENDANTEAPKINKSISSLNAGNNSREDFIPSISNEVNGSINNNKIRPHLPPLSSGNNYYSQSTPALPLLQTKFNKTSKGPPTSGLTTAPTSIEIEIPEELPSSSLPTPASADPALIPSTKARSSTVTAGTPSSSNSVQYKQSSNLPRRLTVSSNRPEHCPSTITNQKMTSTMASTTGISSTASNNNNNNYSNNTDGENSRGSSGSNTANSIQMGITNSGSLTKISAHKASSPSRPLFGVGTSPNRKPAGSPTQNIGHNPTHMNLAPPPTMKPMVNSKDSKDILLQPLNSMGSSSTINTISGNIGNNTTSLTYFSSEKESSRVNGDFKRNNPNLKLQMPLPTPVVRNKLLDSNTTAPQNNNGMPGSAGISTNENINQFGFNTSSASNIPVSMTPISEKHIDFGSKIKRSQSISNRKNSSASEHPLNILGSSVSGNAPGNNNGGSNNSVSLPANAGATTTKPNATALATASSAVASTVAPISQQSIPPGTQFNHILGSTTTAANSANSLGLTMYPPPQSLQMEMFLDLESCLPGKQRRVDRKPQVLKELENLLQMFEEGLPCIEHALKEQLISTPIKDNEH; from the coding sequence ATGACAGCGAAGCCGCAaattaataataaacaGGGTGTAGCAGAAGGTGAGATGGATGTGAGTTCGCTTTTCAAGAGAACGGAAGTTATTGGACGAGGGAAATTTGGTGTGGTTTATAAGGGCTATAATGTGAAGACTGGACGAGTGTACGCCATCAAAGTGTTGAATCTAGATTCCGACTCTGACGAGGTGGAGGATGTGCAGCGAGAAATTCAGTTTCTAGCCTCTCTAAAGCAGATTTCCAATATCACGCGATATTATGGGTCGTATTTGAAAGACACAAGCCTTTGGATCATAATGGAACACTGCGCTGGTGGCTCACTGCGTACGTTGTTGAGGCCAGGAAAGATCGATGAGAAGTACATTGGAGTTATCATGAGAGAACTTCTCGTAGCGTTAAAATCCATTCATAAGGATAACGTCATTCATCGAGATATCAAAGCTGCGAACGTACTAATCACCAATGAAGGTAATGTTAAACTGTGCGATTTCGGTGTCGCTGCGCAAGTAAACCAAACCTCTTTGCGACGTCAAACTATGGCTGGGACCCCCTATTGGATGGCTCCGGAAGTGATTATGGAAGGCGTTTATTACGACACTAAAGTAGATATATGGTCTTTGGGTATAACAACATACGAGATTGCCACTGGGAATCCGCCTTACTGTGATGTGGAGGCTCTAAGAGCCATGCAACTAATCATCAAATCGAAACCACCTAGACTTGAGGGCAGATCTTATAGTTCATCtttaaaagaatttattgCGCTTTGTCTTGATGAGGATCCAAAGGAGAGATTGTCAGCGGACGATCTTTTAAGatcaaaatttatcaagGCCCACAAGGCGACCCCAACCTCCattttgaaagaactaATATCACGATATTTACTATTCAGGGAcaagaataaaaacaaatataaattAGAGGGGAGTATACCAGAAAACGAACCGTCAAAACCCAGTGAAACTCAAAACCAATCACAATCTGGCGGGGGTGGCGAAGCACAGAAGTCAATAGCGTCAAATGATAACGAATTTCCCAAGAGGGTCAACGAAGGTGACGTGGAAATGAAATGGGATTTTGATTCATTAAGTTCGTCGGACTacattattgaaaataacaTCAACCTCGATGCTCTAGCAGAGGACAACAACGAGTGGGCTACTGCCCAACATGACCTGTTCAACTATGCGTACCCTGACGAAGATTCTTATTACTTCGACCCGACAAGTCATAACACTAGACCGTTAGTTTATCAAGGGACAACGATAGGAAAGGGCTATCCCGGTACGATAGCTCAGAATTCTACTTTAAACGCACCCATAACAAATAACTATACGAACTCAAAATATCCTTCCAAAATGGTAGCTGGAACTACAAACACCTCTGGAACACATACGGCCGGTCCAATGACATCATCcaaaaaacttgaaaataAGGCTCCAAAACAATTActtgaactttttgaagACAATGAAATCATTACTGGTGAAAATGATGCCAATACAGAGGCTCCcaaaataaacaaatcCATTTCATCTCTGAATGCCGGTAACAATTCACGAGAAGATTTTATTCCTTCGATATCCAACGAGGTCAACGGAagtatcaataataataaaatacgGCCACATCTTCCACCTTTATCGAGTGGGAACAATTATTATAGCCAAAGTACACCTGCTTTGCCACTGCTCCAAACAAAGTTTAACAAGACGTCAAAGGGCCCGCCAACAAGCGGATTAACTACCGCCCCGACGTCTATTGAAATAGAAATTCCTGAAGAACTACCGAGCAGTTCCCTACCGACACCTGCGAGCGCCGATCCAGCTTTGATACCGAGCACAAAGGCCAGGTCATCTACAGTGACGGCTGGCACACCTTCGTCATCTAACTCCGTACAATATAAACAATCTTCAAACTTGCCCAGGCGGTTAACCGTCAGTAGCAATAGACCGGAGCATTGCCCAAGCACCAtaacaaatcaaaaaatgacGTCCACAATGGCTTCTACTACCGGAATCAGCTCCACTGCTtcaaacaacaacaataataattatAGCAACAACACTGATGGCGAAAACTCAAGAGGAAGCAGCGGTAGTAACACTGCAAATAGCATACAAATGGGCATAACCAACTCGGGTAGtttaacaaaaatatctGCTCATAAAGCTTCTTCACCTTCAAGGCCACTGTTTGGAGTTGGAACTTCTCCTAATAGGAAACCGGCAGGTTCCCCCACCCAAAACATCGGACATAATCCCACTCACATGAACCTTGCGCCTCCTCCTACTATGAAACCAATGGTCAATAGCAAAGACAGCAAAGACATTCTCCTGCAACCTCTGAACAGTATGGGCAGTTCTTCTACCATTAACACTATTAGTGGTAATATTGGTAATAATACGACGTCATTGACCTATTTTTCCAGCGAAAAGGAAAGTTCAAGGGTCAATGGTGACTTCAAGCGCAACAACCCAAATTTAAAACTACAAATGCCATTACCTACACCTGTTGTGAGAAATAAACTTCTAGACTCAAATACAACAGCCCCGCAGAATAACAATGGCATGCCAGGAAGTGCCGGCATATCCACGAACGAAAATATTAATCAATTTGGGTTTAACACAAGCAGCGCATCCAACATCCCTGTCTCGATGACTCCAATTAGTGAAAAACACATTGATTTTGGAAGCAAGATCAAGAGGAGTCAAAGCATCTCTAACAGGAAGAACTCTTCTGCTTCAGAACACCCATTGAATATTCTTGGCTCATCCGTTTCCGGTAATGCGCCCGGTAACAACAACGGTGGCTCTAACAACAGTGTTTCTCTTCCTGCTAACGCTGGCGCTACTACTACCAAACCTAATGCTACTGCTCTCGCCACTGCAAGTTCTGCCGTGGCATCCACAGTAGCTCCAATTTCACAACAGAGTATTCCACCCGGAACACAGTTCAATCATATCCTGGGTTCGACTACAACTGCTGCAAACTCGGCTAATTCTTTAGGTCTCACTATGTACCCTCCTCCACAGAGTTTGCAAATGGAAATGTTTTTGGACTTAGAATCGTGTCTGCCAGGAAAACAAAGGCGGGTAGACAGGAAGCCCCAGGTTCTGAAAGAGTTAGAAAATCTCTTACAAATGTTCGAAGAGGGATTGCCCTGCATTGAACACGCTTTAAAGGAACAACTTATATCAACGCCTATCAAGGACAACGAACATTAA
- the TRR2 gene encoding thioredoxin-disulfide reductase TRR2 (Mitochondrial thioredoxin reductase~similar to YHR106W): MIKHIVLPFRTNLIGLNTPVLSRMIHHKVTIIGSGPAAHTAAIYLARAEMRPTLYEGMMANGIAAGGQLTTTTDIENFPGFPESLSGSELMERMRQQSAKFGTNIITETVSKVDLSSRPFRLWTEFNEDAEPVTTDAIILATGASAKRMHLPGEETYWQQGISACAVCDGAVPIFRNKPLAVIGGGDSACEEAEFLTKYASKVYILVRKDHFRASVIMQRRIEKNQNIIVLFNTVALEAKGDGKLLNMLRIKNTKSGVENDLEVNGLFYAIGHNPATDIVKGQVDEEDTGYIKTMPGSSLTSVPGFFAAGDVQDSRYRQAVTSAGSGCIAALDAERYLSAQG; encoded by the coding sequence atgataaaacaTATAGTATTGCCATTCAGGACGAATTTGATTGGTTTGAATACACCCGTACTGTCAAGGATGATTCATCACAAGGTTACCATCATAGGCTCTGGCCCTGCTGCGCACACCGCTGCCATATATTTGGCAAGAGCGGAGATGAGGCCCACATTATACGAAGGAATGATGGCCAATGGCATTGCTGCTGGTGGCCAATTGACAACAACCACCGATATCGAAAATTTTCCAGGGTTTCCTGAGTCGCTGAGTGGCAGTGAACTGATGGAGAGAATGAGGCAACAATCTGCGAAGTTTGGTACTAACATAATAACTGAAACTGTCTCTAAAGTCGATTTGTCTTCAAGACCATTCAGGTTATGGACagaatttaatgaagatgCAGAGCCTGTGACCACAGATGCTATAATCTTGGCAACTGGTGCTTCTGCCAAGAGAATGCATTTGCCAGGGGAGGAAACCTACTGGCAGCAGGGAATTTCTGCCTGTGCTGTGTGTGATGGTGCAGTCCCTATTTTCAGGAACAAGCCGTTGGCTGTAATCGGTGGAGGTGATTCTGCATGTGAAGAGGCTGAATTTCTAACAAAATATGCGTCgaaagtatatatattagtAAGAAAGGACCATTTTCGTGCGTCCGTAATAATGCAGAGACGAATTGAGAAGAATCAAAACATCATTGTTTTGTTCAACACAGTCGCATTAGAAGCTAAGGGTGATGGTAAGTTATTGAATATGTTGAGGATCAAGAATACAAAAAGCGGTGTGGAGAATGATTTAGAAGTGAATGGACTATTTTACGCAATAGGTCACAACCCTGCCACAGACATAGTTAAGGGACAAGtagatgaagaagacacAGGATATATAAAAACTATGCCTGGATCGTCTCTGACTTCTGTGCCAGGTTTTTTTGCCGCAGGAGACGTTCAGGACTCTAGGTATAGACAAGCGGTTACTTCTGCCGGTTCCGGATGCATTGCTGCTTTGGATGCAGAACGGTATTTGAGTGCCCAGGGGTAA
- the SBE22 gene encoding Sbe22p (Protein involved in bud growth~similar to YHR103W), with protein MASIQEQSTSAHLHSLKEGEATSRPNETLPKQRSIIGSHIQRPPSQTTLGRSRAGSNTMSKVSGLDIARRPSENLLSNMNCNGNDNEGNMLNSFVNSALPPPKVNPTQTRRERPASNSSIGTKTTEVFSSTSASSSLGDTSDEGENSDVDKSKINTFPTILMEKATQGICANGNGIRRTGNRTLVEATTDSAKVALQKSMSFDETASERTINKSRHSYQEQFSSKKNQTSLLNNKQRSRAKSQTCPSTGYKNNSILKTFGITSKISNPTTRMDASSVEFNVPPQKPLNCKPLTPSQKYRLRKEQSEMNLRNSIKRKEKFYDSQEQILELQEGDVDDSLIWNVPMASYSTNSFLASAKPNDMNNLAAKNDLSEYTGGLMNDNSDNSDAKQNHRYSNISFASTTSNASLLDFNEMPTSPIPGLNKVSDFQFIQDTTKSLASVYLHSSNRLSRTKLSERTKSSDFLPIELKEAQNQGMEDLILVSENKLDAVSHSRPSWLPPKDRQEKKLHERQINKSMSVASLDQLGKNKGKEEKLIRDETNKQKYVLLLDRDITRNSSLQSLGKMVWDTPFSDETRSSIYSEILQSKTRFITKNYIQPFNELQELLTKMGDFPKNKEIEISQLIETSLRRKVSGLHDISPDLMLLLKIKSISSQGIITGDELLFHHFLVSESFQNLGLNEIWNIVNLVQMTCFNDLCKEKFDAKVLERKGVVAGYLSQNDEFKDEFNTECINSTTWWNILERIDHKLFMWIMDIIVVNNSQSYKNSPINEDEFVDRDWEYYRSKKVVTNYKILISFALSVLLNYHFGFSDLKSLCNVNDQRFCIPVFIDDEFVDTDTVNDVFVKKWAHYYKKF; from the coding sequence ATGGCCTCGATTCAAGAGCAAAGCACCAGCGCTCATCTGCATTCGCTTAAAGAAGGTGAAGCTACTAGTCGTCCCAACGAGACACTTCCTAAACAAAGAAGCATCATAGGGTCCCATATTCAACGTCCACCATCTCAAACAACTTTAGGAAGATCAAGGGCGGGAAGCAATACAATGAGTAAAGTTTCAGGTTTAGATATTGCTCGAAGACCAAGTGAGAATTTATTATCAAACATGAACTGTAACGGCAACGACAATGAGGGAAATATGCTAAATTCATTCGTTAATTCAGCCCTACCACCACCAAAAGTTAACCCTACTCAAACGAGACGTGAACGCCCCGCTTCCAATAGCTCAATCGGTACCAAAACTACTGAAGTATTTTCCTCCACTTCTGCGTCCTCCTCCTTGGGAGATACCAGTGATGAGGGAGAAAACAGTGATGTAGACAAATCTAAAATAAATACTTTCCCCACCATATTGATGGAAAAGGCCACTCAAGGTATATGTGCTAATGGAAATGGAATAAGAAGGACAGGTAACCGCACCCTTGTGGAAGCAACCACGGACAGTGCCAAAGTGGCACTGCAAAAAAGCATGTCTTTTGATGAAACAGCCTCAGAGAGAACCATAAATAAATCTAGACACTCTTATCAGGAACAGTTCTCCTCAAAGAAGAACCAGACGTCTTTACTCAACAACAAACAAAGATCACGTGCTAAATCGCAAACGTGTCCCTCTACAGGCTATAAAAACAATAGCATTTTGAAAACGTTTGGCATAACTTCCAAAATATCTAATCCGACTACTCGGATGGATGCTTCCTCGGTAGAATTTAACGTTCCGCCTCAGAAGCCTTTAAATTGCAAACCATTAACTCCCTCTCAGAAATACAGACTTCGTAAAGAGCAATCGGAAATGAATTTAAGAAACAgcattaaaagaaaagagaaattttaTGATAGTCAAGAACAAATCCTCGAGTTACAAGAGGGAGACGTTGATGATTCATTAATCTGGAACGTTCCAATGGCATCATACTCTACGAACTCCTTTTTAGCGTCTGCTAAGCCCAATGATATGAATAACTTGGCCGCCAAGAATGACCTATCAGAGTATACTGGGGGTTTGATGAATGACAACTCCGACAACTCTGATGCAAAGCAAAATCATAGGTACTCaaacatttcttttgcGAGTACAACGTCAAATGCTTCATTGTTAGACTTTAATGAAATGCCTACGTCTCCAATTCCTGGTTTAAACAAAGTATCTGACTTTCAGTTCATTCAAGATACAACCAAGAGTCTAGCTTCTGTTTATTTGCATTCTTCCAATAGACTTTCAAGGACTAAGCTGTCCGAAAGAACCAAATCCTCCGATTTCTTGCCAATTGAACTAAAAGAAGCTCAAAATCAAGGTATGGAAGATTTGATACTTGTCTCGGAGAACAAATTAGATGCAGTCAGCCACTCAAGACCAAGTTGGTTGCCACCCAAGGATCGGCAGGAGAAAAAGCTACATGAAAGACAAATTAACAAAAGCATGAGTGTTGCATCCCTTGATCAACTAGGCAAGAATAAAggcaaagaagaaaaacttaTTAGAGACgaaacaaataaacaaaaatatgtGCTGTTGTTGGACAGAGATATAACAAGAAATTCCTCTTTACAAAGCCTAGGTAAAATGGTTTGGGATACTCCATTTAGTGACGAAACTAGGTCATCAATTTACAGCGAAATTTTACAGAGCAAAACTAGGTTTATTACCAAAAACTATATTCAACCATTTAATGAGCTACAAGAACttttaacaaaaatggGGGATTTCCctaaaaacaaagaaattgaaatatcGCAGCTTATCGAAACAAGTTTGAGGCGAAAAGTGAGCGGTTTACATGATATATCCCCTGATTTGATGCttctattgaaaataaaatctatCTCGTCGCAGGGCATAATCACTGGTGATGAACTGCTTTTCCACCATTTCTTGGTGAGTGAATCATTCCAGAACTTGGGGCTGAACGAGATTTGGAATATTGTTAATTTAGTACAAATGACATGTTTCAATGATCTttgtaaagaaaagttcGACGCAAAGGTTTTAGAACGTAAGGGCGTCGTCGCTGGTTATTTATCGCAAAACGATGAGTTCAAAGATGAATTCAATACGGAATGTATTAACTCTACCACTTGGTGGAATATCCTGGAACGAATTGATCATAAACTTTTCATGTGGATCATGGATATTATAGTAGTGAACAATTCTCAGAGTTATAAAAATAGTCCAATCAACGAAGATGAGTTTGTCGACAGGGATTGGGAATATTATCGCTCTAAAAAAGTGGTAACAAATTACAAGATCTTAATTTCATTTGCTTTAAGTGTATTGTTAAACTATCATTTTGGGTTCAGTGATTTAAAGAGCCTTTGTAACGTGAATGACCAGAGATTCTGCATTCCAGTATTCATCGATGACGAGTTTGTAGACACAGATACCGTAAATGACGTGTTTGTTAAGAAATGGGCGCATTACTACAAGAAGTTTTAA
- the YPT35 gene encoding Ypt35p (similar to YHR105W) — MNDKISILPPEPIQLLDEDTTEPEVEIDSQQENEGLISVSNSNGSSSGSNDCGARITRTRPRRSSSINANFSFQKAHVSDCTIVDGDHGTKFAVWRITVFLEPNLNAFAAKRESYKIQTYKRYSDFVKLREDLLTRIKTVKPEKLHCLQIPSLPPSVQWYSSWKYQQVNLNKDWLAKRQRGLEYFLNHIILNSGLVEMAKDILIQFLEPSKRVA; from the coding sequence ATGAACGACAAGATATCCATTTTACCTCCTGAACCTATCCAGCTACTTGACGAGGATACTACGGAGCCTGAAGTCGAAATTGACTCACAACAAGAGAATGAGGGACTTATCAGCGTCTCAAACAGCAATGGTAGCAGTAGCGGTAGTAATGACTGTGGCGCTAGAATTACCAGGACAAGACCTAGGCGGAGCAGTTCCATCAATGCAAACTTCAGTTTTCAAAAGGCTCACGTCAGTGATTGTACGATAGTCGATGGAGACCATGGAACAAAGTTTGCTGTTTGGAGAATCACCGTTTTTCTTGAACCCAACTTGAACGCTTTTGCAGCCAAGAGAGAAAGCTATAAAATCCAAACCTATAAACGGTACTCTGACTTCGTCAAGTTAAGAGAGGATTTGCTCACAAGAATCAAGACAGTGAAACCTGAGAAGCTACACTGTTTACAGATTCCCAGCCTTCCCCCTTCGGTTCAATGGTACAGTTCTTGGAAGTATCAGCAAGTGAATCTGAACAAAGATTGGCTAGCCAAAAGACAAAGAGGGCTCGAGTACTTCCTCAACCACATCATTCTTAACAGCGGCCTCGTAGAGATGGCCAAGGATATACTCATACAGTTCCTAGAGCCTTCAAAACGGGTTGCATAA